Proteins encoded within one genomic window of Halocatena marina:
- a CDS encoding FAD-binding oxidoreductase, translating into MSLGESEINFDPSTDRANYDYVSDDIARPDLLNDLKRLVDDDDDVRFDTYSRQLYATDASAYAVLPIGIVFPRSSDDVAAVVEYCAEHGIPVLPRGGGTSLGGQAVNEAVVLDFTKHMDGLLSVDPESRTATAQPGAILGDIDEQLEPHGLKFAPDPAWGDKSALGGAIGNNSTGAHSLKYGKTDAYIEACEVVLADGTATRFGEISVDTLRERADPTADELRAQIYAAVLRIIDEEAEEVDRRYPDLKRNVSGYNLDRLIEEAREEHATNDETPATVNLARLLAGSEGTLAIVTEATVSLEPIPETKSVALLTYDSVLDAVADVDPILDHDPAAVEVMDDVLLDLARATEEFSNVVGLLPEGTDSVLLVEFYADSNEDGRRKVEDLIADRVRTTDNHDAVAEQSDMKRARHALEAHEAEMRAKFWKMRKSGLPILLSRTTDEKHIAYIEDTAVPAENLRGYVADVQSILDEHDTFASYYAHAGPGVLHIRPLVNTKTIEGVEEMAAIADEMTDLVVEYGGSVSGEHGDGHARTQWNRKLYGDRLWGVFRDLKTAFDPDWLLNPGNICGDHDMTQNLRFDPDYEFDAGFEPSLEWPTENGFQGMAELCHGCGGCRGHQSTTGGVMCPTYRAAHEEIQSTRGRANMLRAAMSGQLDPEEQFTDEFIHEVLDMCIGCKGCARDCPSEVDMAKLKAEVTHEYHQRNGASLRDRLFANIESLSALGSALAPLSNVAMRMPGAGWLAEATVGIARERELPAFRYESFTDWFEQRGPRVPATDATRKALLFPDTYTNYNHPASGRAAVRVLEAAGVHLQVPDVTGSGRPPYSKGFIDQARRVAQRNVTALAPMVEDCWDVIVVEPSDAVMFQLDYLDLLPGPTTELIAENTYGVMEYLDTHRLDESMAFDAPDEALTYHGHCHQKATKKDHHAVGVLRRAGFSVDPLDSGCCGMAGSFGYESEHYSMSKAIARILYDQVDESTGDTVVAPGASCRAQLDDHVGKKPPHPIEKMATALGGEES; encoded by the coding sequence ATGTCACTCGGCGAAAGTGAGATCAACTTCGACCCATCAACCGATCGGGCGAACTACGACTACGTGAGCGACGATATTGCTCGACCAGACCTCCTCAATGACCTCAAACGGCTCGTCGATGACGATGACGATGTTCGGTTCGATACGTACTCCAGACAGTTGTATGCGACCGATGCCAGCGCTTACGCGGTGTTGCCAATCGGCATCGTCTTTCCACGATCGAGTGACGACGTGGCTGCGGTCGTGGAGTACTGTGCCGAGCATGGAATCCCGGTGTTGCCCCGCGGCGGCGGAACGAGCCTCGGGGGACAGGCAGTCAACGAAGCGGTCGTTCTCGATTTTACGAAGCATATGGATGGGCTGCTTTCGGTCGATCCCGAGTCTCGTACAGCAACCGCCCAGCCTGGTGCGATTCTCGGCGATATCGACGAGCAGCTCGAACCGCACGGATTGAAGTTTGCGCCAGATCCCGCGTGGGGTGATAAGAGTGCTCTTGGAGGGGCCATCGGCAACAATTCGACGGGAGCACACTCGCTGAAGTACGGAAAGACCGACGCCTACATCGAAGCGTGTGAGGTTGTGCTCGCGGATGGTACAGCCACACGCTTTGGAGAGATTTCGGTCGATACGCTACGCGAGAGAGCGGACCCGACCGCCGACGAACTACGCGCACAAATCTACGCTGCCGTTCTCCGAATCATCGACGAGGAAGCAGAGGAAGTCGACCGCCGCTATCCAGATCTGAAACGGAACGTCTCGGGGTACAACCTCGATCGGCTCATCGAGGAAGCGCGAGAGGAGCACGCGACGAATGATGAAACACCGGCGACTGTGAACCTCGCGCGACTACTGGCGGGAAGTGAAGGAACGCTGGCGATCGTCACGGAGGCGACGGTCTCGCTCGAACCGATACCGGAAACGAAGTCGGTCGCGTTGCTGACGTACGACTCTGTCCTCGATGCGGTAGCGGATGTTGATCCGATTCTCGATCACGATCCCGCGGCAGTCGAGGTGATGGACGACGTTTTGTTGGATCTCGCGCGCGCGACAGAAGAGTTCTCCAACGTCGTTGGGTTACTCCCCGAAGGAACTGATTCGGTGCTACTGGTCGAGTTCTACGCGGACAGCAACGAGGATGGCCGTCGAAAGGTCGAAGACCTCATCGCCGACCGCGTTCGGACGACGGACAACCACGACGCGGTAGCCGAGCAAAGCGATATGAAACGCGCGCGCCACGCACTGGAAGCACACGAAGCGGAAATGCGCGCCAAGTTCTGGAAAATGCGCAAGTCGGGGCTGCCGATTCTCCTCTCGCGCACGACTGATGAAAAGCATATCGCGTACATCGAGGACACTGCTGTTCCCGCTGAAAACCTTCGTGGATACGTTGCTGACGTACAATCCATCCTCGATGAGCACGATACGTTCGCCAGCTACTACGCTCACGCTGGTCCGGGTGTCCTCCACATCCGTCCGCTTGTCAACACAAAAACGATCGAAGGCGTCGAAGAGATGGCCGCCATCGCAGACGAAATGACGGATCTTGTCGTCGAGTACGGTGGAAGCGTCTCTGGTGAGCACGGAGATGGTCACGCTCGTACACAGTGGAATCGAAAGCTCTACGGCGATCGTCTCTGGGGCGTGTTTCGTGACCTCAAAACCGCGTTTGATCCGGATTGGCTGCTCAACCCCGGAAACATTTGTGGCGATCACGACATGACACAAAATCTCCGATTCGACCCCGACTACGAGTTCGACGCGGGATTCGAGCCGTCGCTCGAATGGCCGACAGAGAACGGATTTCAGGGAATGGCCGAACTCTGTCACGGCTGTGGCGGCTGTCGGGGCCATCAATCGACTACAGGAGGCGTCATGTGTCCGACGTACCGGGCGGCTCACGAGGAGATCCAATCCACCCGAGGACGAGCGAACATGCTCCGTGCAGCGATGAGCGGACAGCTCGATCCAGAAGAACAGTTCACTGACGAGTTCATCCACGAAGTGCTCGATATGTGTATCGGCTGTAAAGGCTGTGCGAGAGACTGTCCGAGCGAGGTGGACATGGCGAAGTTGAAAGCCGAGGTCACACACGAGTATCACCAGCGCAACGGTGCAAGCCTGCGCGATCGGCTCTTTGCGAATATCGAGTCGCTCTCGGCGCTTGGGAGTGCGCTCGCTCCGCTCTCGAACGTGGCGATGCGGATGCCGGGTGCGGGCTGGCTTGCCGAAGCGACAGTTGGTATCGCCCGCGAACGCGAGCTTCCTGCCTTTCGTTACGAGAGCTTCACAGACTGGTTCGAACAGCGCGGTCCGCGCGTCCCTGCCACCGATGCAACGCGGAAGGCGTTGCTGTTCCCCGATACGTACACGAACTACAACCATCCAGCGTCTGGGAGGGCGGCCGTCCGCGTGCTGGAGGCAGCGGGTGTTCATCTTCAGGTTCCCGACGTTACGGGGAGCGGTCGACCACCGTACTCGAAAGGATTTATCGATCAAGCGCGCAGGGTAGCCCAACGAAACGTCACCGCGCTTGCACCGATGGTCGAGGACTGCTGGGACGTCATCGTCGTCGAACCGTCTGATGCGGTGATGTTCCAGTTGGACTATCTCGATCTTCTCCCCGGACCGACCACCGAACTGATCGCAGAGAACACATACGGCGTGATGGAGTATCTCGACACCCACAGACTGGACGAATCGATGGCGTTCGATGCGCCCGATGAAGCCCTGACCTACCACGGGCACTGCCATCAAAAGGCCACGAAAAAGGATCATCACGCTGTCGGTGTGCTCCGTCGAGCGGGTTTTTCCGTCGATCCA